In Juglans microcarpa x Juglans regia isolate MS1-56 chromosome 4S, Jm3101_v1.0, whole genome shotgun sequence, a single window of DNA contains:
- the LOC121263624 gene encoding auxin response factor 2-like isoform X9 — MATVAESNSRRRIDGGLPGDQNDQREKDDLHTALWHACAGPHVYIPRAGEKVFYFPQGHMEQVEAYTYQDGVMEMPIYNLPSRILCKVVYVHLKAEAHTDEVFAQVTLIPEAEQDMPSLEDENDVSLPQRTSVCSFVKKLTASDTSTHGGFSVPKRQAQECFPPLIFLQDMSQQPSAQELIVKDLHGFEWCFRHICRGIFSKPGFFCKSKRHLLTIGWSLFVTAKKLVADDACIFLRGENGQLCVGIRRAIKPLNNASASVISGYSMQHGILASAFHAVSTGTMFTVYYHPWTIPSDFIIPVNRYMKLAKEVYSVGMRFRMQFEGEDFSEKRFSGTVVGVEDIDCIRWPGSEWRCLKVKWDPTSDKFLCPERVSPWNIELIESNNKNPSMIFEPKRTRPINLSVPGFSSVTRDGLFQYLVEYTSKRHERVLQGQENEKTSARELGAQTPLIFTPLLPSTDPDWCHRKLGLENHLGSPIHAQLDQYGSNIISSSGGNIAVPCPTYQWPPIFTNRVCDNVSVRRNISVSTTSNFGSKVFRPSESRDENDVPLAQPTGCARLFGVDLLYSHQELPSPQVATSCELSRPRSFLPTYESCVSETIQVSESSKSTSGVLQRKQCDNRSFIKRNCTKVLKYGTALGRSVDLMRFDGYDELVSELDQMFDFKGSLNDGSSRWHVIYTNGEGDIMLIGHCPWQLRSILLSQITSLREFCLMVQRIFIFPKEEIDKLIQTHQI, encoded by the exons ATGGCTACCGTTGCAGAAAGTAACAGCAGAAGACGTATTGACGGTGGCTTGCCTGGTGATCAAAACGACCAAC GAGAGAAAGATGATTTGCATACTGCACTGTGGCATGCCTGTGCGGGCCCTCATGTCTACATTCCGCGTGCTGGGGAGAAGGTTTTCTACTTCCCTCAAGGTCACATGGAACAG GTGGAGGCATACACCTACCAAGATGGTGTGATGGAAATGCCAATTTACAATTTACCTTCCAGGATCCTCTGCAAGGTTGTTTATGTTCATCTAAAG GCTGAAGCTCACACAGATGAGGTGTTTGCTCAAGTTACTTTGATTCCAGAGGCAGAG CAAGACATGCCAAGTTTGGAGGATGAAAATGATGTGTCTTTGCCTCAAAGAACCAGTGTATGCTCCTTTGTCAAGAAACTCACTGCCTCTGACACGAGCACGCATGGTGGATTCTCTGTTCCCAAGCGACAAGCTCAAGAGTGCTTCCCTCCTCTG ATCTTCTTGCAGGACATGTCTCAGCAACCGTCTGCACAGGAACTGATTGTCAAAGACTTGCATGGGTTTGAATGGTGCTTTCGCCATATTTGTCGTGGTATATTTAGTAAGCCAGGATTTTTTT GTAAGTCAAAGCGGCACTTGCTCACCATTGGTTGGAGTCTCTTTGTGACTGCTAAGAAGCTTGTTGCTGATGATGCATGTATCTTCCttag AGGAGAAAATGGACAACTTTGTGTTGGGATCCGCCGTGCAATTAAACCACTAAATAATGCCTCAGCATCTGTCATATCTGGCTACAGCATGcaacatggcatacttgccagTGCTTTCCATGCTGTTTCTACTGGAACCATGTTTACCGTCTATTACCACCCTTG GACAATTCCTTCTGACTTTATCATACCTGTTAATCGGTACATGAAGTTAGCTAAAGAAGTCTATTCAGTTGGAATGAGATTCAGAATGCAGTTTGAAGGCGAAGATTTTTCAGAAAAGAG ATTTTCAGGTACTGTAGTTGGTGTTGAAGATATAGATTGTATTAGGTGGCCTGGTTCAGAGTGGAGATGTCTCAAG GTTAAATGGGATCCCACATCAGACAAATTTTTGTGTCCTGAAAGGGTTTCGCCTTGGAACATTGAACTGATAGAATCAAATAATAAGAACCCTTCTATGATATTTGAACCAAAGAGGACACGACCAATTAATTTATCAGTGCCTGGGTTTTCCAGTGTGACCAGAGATG GTTTATTTCAGTATCTGGTCGAGTATACATCTAAAAGACACGAAAGGGTCTTGCAAGGTCAAGAAAACGAGAAAACTAGTGCCCGAGAATTGGGTGCACAAACTCCACTGATATTTACACCTTTGTTACCCTCAACAGATCCTGATTGGTGCCACAGAAAATTGGGGTTAGAGAATCATCTAGGTTCTCCAATACATGCACAATTGGATCAATATGGCAGCAATATAATATCATCTTCTGGTGGAAATATAGCGGTTCCTTGCCCCACTTACCAGTGGCCACCAATATTTACCAACAGAGTCTGTGACAATGTTTCTGTTAGAAGAAACATTTCAGTCTCAACCACAAGCAATTTTGGGTCCAAGGTATTCAGGCCTTCTGAATCAAGGGATGAAAATGACGTGCCACTTGCCCAACCAACTGGCTGTGCCAGGCTTTTTGGGGTCGATTTACTTTATAGTCATCAGGAGCTCCCTTCACCACAAGTTGCCACTTCTTGTGAGCTTTCAAGGCCTCGTTCCTTCCTTCCAACATATGAATCGTGTGTTTCTGAAACCATCCAGGTTTCAGAGTCCTCTAAGAGTACATCTGGCGTTCTACAGAGAAAACAATGTGACAATCGTTCTTTCATTAAGAGGAATTGCACAAAG GTGCTCAAGTATGGAACTGCTCTTGGAAGATCAGTAGACCTTATGCGTTTCGACGGGTATGATGAACTCGTTTCTGAGTTGGACCAGATGTTCGATTTCAAAGGAAGCTTGAATGATGGAAGCAGTAGGTGGCATGTAATCTATACTAATGGTGAAGGAGATATAATGCTCATAGGACATTGCCCATGGCAGTTAAGAAGCATACTACTGTCTCAAATAACATCTCTTAG AGAATTTTGCCTCATGGTGCAAAGGATATTCATCTTTCCAAAGGAAGAAATTGACAAGTTGATCCAAACTCACCAGATCTAA
- the LOC121263624 gene encoding auxin response factor 4-like isoform X4, which yields MATVAESNSRRRIDGGLPGDQNDQREKDDLHTALWHACAGPHVYIPRAGEKVFYFPQGHMEQVEAYTYQDGVMEMPIYNLPSRILCKVVYVHLKAEAHTDEVFAQVTLIPEAEQDMPSLEDENDVSLPQRTSVCSFVKKLTASDTSTHGGFSVPKRQAQECFPPLIFLQDMSQQPSAQELIVKDLHGFEWCFRHICRGKSKRHLLTIGWSLFVTAKKLVADDACIFLRGENGQLCVGIRRAIKPLNNASASVISGYSMQHGILASAFHAVSTGTMFTVYYHPWTIPSDFIIPVNRYMKLAKEVYSVGMRFRMQFEGEDFSEKRFSGTVVGVEDIDCIRWPGSEWRCLKVKWDPTSDKFLCPERVSPWNIELIESNNKNPSMIFEPKRTRPINLSVPGFSSVTRDGLWSSLSSTLLSNSYWKVSQDSRKVSHYSVLVFYAYIFNCSLFSDLWNSIFLVGLFQYLVEYTSKRHERVLQGQENEKTSARELGAQTPLIFTPLLPSTDPDWCHRKLGLENHLGSPIHAQLDQYGSNIISSSGGNIAVPCPTYQWPPIFTNRVCDNVSVRRNISVSTTSNFGSKVFRPSESRDENDVPLAQPTGCARLFGVDLLYSHQELPSPQVATSCELSRPRSFLPTYESCVSETIQVSESSKSTSGVLQRKQCDNRSFIKRNCTKVLKYGTALGRSVDLMRFDGYDELVSELDQMFDFKGSLNDGSSRWHVIYTNGEGDIMLIGHCPWQLRSILLSQITSLREFCLMVQRIFIFPKEEIDKLIQTHQI from the exons ATGGCTACCGTTGCAGAAAGTAACAGCAGAAGACGTATTGACGGTGGCTTGCCTGGTGATCAAAACGACCAAC GAGAGAAAGATGATTTGCATACTGCACTGTGGCATGCCTGTGCGGGCCCTCATGTCTACATTCCGCGTGCTGGGGAGAAGGTTTTCTACTTCCCTCAAGGTCACATGGAACAG GTGGAGGCATACACCTACCAAGATGGTGTGATGGAAATGCCAATTTACAATTTACCTTCCAGGATCCTCTGCAAGGTTGTTTATGTTCATCTAAAG GCTGAAGCTCACACAGATGAGGTGTTTGCTCAAGTTACTTTGATTCCAGAGGCAGAG CAAGACATGCCAAGTTTGGAGGATGAAAATGATGTGTCTTTGCCTCAAAGAACCAGTGTATGCTCCTTTGTCAAGAAACTCACTGCCTCTGACACGAGCACGCATGGTGGATTCTCTGTTCCCAAGCGACAAGCTCAAGAGTGCTTCCCTCCTCTG ATCTTCTTGCAGGACATGTCTCAGCAACCGTCTGCACAGGAACTGATTGTCAAAGACTTGCATGGGTTTGAATGGTGCTTTCGCCATATTTGTCGTG GTAAGTCAAAGCGGCACTTGCTCACCATTGGTTGGAGTCTCTTTGTGACTGCTAAGAAGCTTGTTGCTGATGATGCATGTATCTTCCttag AGGAGAAAATGGACAACTTTGTGTTGGGATCCGCCGTGCAATTAAACCACTAAATAATGCCTCAGCATCTGTCATATCTGGCTACAGCATGcaacatggcatacttgccagTGCTTTCCATGCTGTTTCTACTGGAACCATGTTTACCGTCTATTACCACCCTTG GACAATTCCTTCTGACTTTATCATACCTGTTAATCGGTACATGAAGTTAGCTAAAGAAGTCTATTCAGTTGGAATGAGATTCAGAATGCAGTTTGAAGGCGAAGATTTTTCAGAAAAGAG ATTTTCAGGTACTGTAGTTGGTGTTGAAGATATAGATTGTATTAGGTGGCCTGGTTCAGAGTGGAGATGTCTCAAG GTTAAATGGGATCCCACATCAGACAAATTTTTGTGTCCTGAAAGGGTTTCGCCTTGGAACATTGAACTGATAGAATCAAATAATAAGAACCCTTCTATGATATTTGAACCAAAGAGGACACGACCAATTAATTTATCAGTGCCTGGGTTTTCCAGTGTGACCAGAGATGGTTTGTGGTCCTCATTATCTTCCACTTTACTTTCAAACTCTTATTGGAAGGTTTCTCAAGATTCCAGAAAAGTTTCACACTATTCTGTATTAGTCTTTTATGCCTATATCTTTAACTGTAGTTTATTTTCCGACTTATGGAATTCCATTTTTCTAGTAGGTTTATTTCAGTATCTGGTCGAGTATACATCTAAAAGACACGAAAGGGTCTTGCAAGGTCAAGAAAACGAGAAAACTAGTGCCCGAGAATTGGGTGCACAAACTCCACTGATATTTACACCTTTGTTACCCTCAACAGATCCTGATTGGTGCCACAGAAAATTGGGGTTAGAGAATCATCTAGGTTCTCCAATACATGCACAATTGGATCAATATGGCAGCAATATAATATCATCTTCTGGTGGAAATATAGCGGTTCCTTGCCCCACTTACCAGTGGCCACCAATATTTACCAACAGAGTCTGTGACAATGTTTCTGTTAGAAGAAACATTTCAGTCTCAACCACAAGCAATTTTGGGTCCAAGGTATTCAGGCCTTCTGAATCAAGGGATGAAAATGACGTGCCACTTGCCCAACCAACTGGCTGTGCCAGGCTTTTTGGGGTCGATTTACTTTATAGTCATCAGGAGCTCCCTTCACCACAAGTTGCCACTTCTTGTGAGCTTTCAAGGCCTCGTTCCTTCCTTCCAACATATGAATCGTGTGTTTCTGAAACCATCCAGGTTTCAGAGTCCTCTAAGAGTACATCTGGCGTTCTACAGAGAAAACAATGTGACAATCGTTCTTTCATTAAGAGGAATTGCACAAAG GTGCTCAAGTATGGAACTGCTCTTGGAAGATCAGTAGACCTTATGCGTTTCGACGGGTATGATGAACTCGTTTCTGAGTTGGACCAGATGTTCGATTTCAAAGGAAGCTTGAATGATGGAAGCAGTAGGTGGCATGTAATCTATACTAATGGTGAAGGAGATATAATGCTCATAGGACATTGCCCATGGCAGTTAAGAAGCATACTACTGTCTCAAATAACATCTCTTAG AGAATTTTGCCTCATGGTGCAAAGGATATTCATCTTTCCAAAGGAAGAAATTGACAAGTTGATCCAAACTCACCAGATCTAA
- the LOC121263624 gene encoding auxin response factor 4-like isoform X5 — MATVAESNSRRRIDGGLPGDQNDQREKDDLHTALWHACAGPHVYIPRAGEKVFYFPQGHMEQVEAYTYQDGVMEMPIYNLPSRILCKVVYVHLKAEAHTDEVFAQVTLIPEAEQDMPSLEDENDVSLPQRTSVCSFVKKLTASDTSTHGGFSVPKRQAQECFPPLDMSQQPSAQELIVKDLHGFEWCFRHICRGIFSKSKRHLLTIGWSLFVTAKKLVADDACIFLRGENGQLCVGIRRAIKPLNNASASVISGYSMQHGILASAFHAVSTGTMFTVYYHPWTIPSDFIIPVNRYMKLAKEVYSVGMRFRMQFEGEDFSEKRFSGTVVGVEDIDCIRWPGSEWRCLKVKWDPTSDKFLCPERVSPWNIELIESNNKNPSMIFEPKRTRPINLSVPGFSSVTRDGLWSSLSSTLLSNSYWKVSQDSRKVSHYSVLVFYAYIFNCSLFSDLWNSIFLVGLFQYLVEYTSKRHERVLQGQENEKTSARELGAQTPLIFTPLLPSTDPDWCHRKLGLENHLGSPIHAQLDQYGSNIISSSGGNIAVPCPTYQWPPIFTNRVCDNVSVRRNISVSTTSNFGSKVFRPSESRDENDVPLAQPTGCARLFGVDLLYSHQELPSPQVATSCELSRPRSFLPTYESCVSETIQVSESSKSTSGVLQRKQCDNRSFIKRNCTKVLKYGTALGRSVDLMRFDGYDELVSELDQMFDFKGSLNDGSSRWHVIYTNGEGDIMLIGHCPWQLRSILLSQITSLREFCLMVQRIFIFPKEEIDKLIQTHQI, encoded by the exons ATGGCTACCGTTGCAGAAAGTAACAGCAGAAGACGTATTGACGGTGGCTTGCCTGGTGATCAAAACGACCAAC GAGAGAAAGATGATTTGCATACTGCACTGTGGCATGCCTGTGCGGGCCCTCATGTCTACATTCCGCGTGCTGGGGAGAAGGTTTTCTACTTCCCTCAAGGTCACATGGAACAG GTGGAGGCATACACCTACCAAGATGGTGTGATGGAAATGCCAATTTACAATTTACCTTCCAGGATCCTCTGCAAGGTTGTTTATGTTCATCTAAAG GCTGAAGCTCACACAGATGAGGTGTTTGCTCAAGTTACTTTGATTCCAGAGGCAGAG CAAGACATGCCAAGTTTGGAGGATGAAAATGATGTGTCTTTGCCTCAAAGAACCAGTGTATGCTCCTTTGTCAAGAAACTCACTGCCTCTGACACGAGCACGCATGGTGGATTCTCTGTTCCCAAGCGACAAGCTCAAGAGTGCTTCCCTCCTCTG GACATGTCTCAGCAACCGTCTGCACAGGAACTGATTGTCAAAGACTTGCATGGGTTTGAATGGTGCTTTCGCCATATTTGTCGTGGTATATTTA GTAAGTCAAAGCGGCACTTGCTCACCATTGGTTGGAGTCTCTTTGTGACTGCTAAGAAGCTTGTTGCTGATGATGCATGTATCTTCCttag AGGAGAAAATGGACAACTTTGTGTTGGGATCCGCCGTGCAATTAAACCACTAAATAATGCCTCAGCATCTGTCATATCTGGCTACAGCATGcaacatggcatacttgccagTGCTTTCCATGCTGTTTCTACTGGAACCATGTTTACCGTCTATTACCACCCTTG GACAATTCCTTCTGACTTTATCATACCTGTTAATCGGTACATGAAGTTAGCTAAAGAAGTCTATTCAGTTGGAATGAGATTCAGAATGCAGTTTGAAGGCGAAGATTTTTCAGAAAAGAG ATTTTCAGGTACTGTAGTTGGTGTTGAAGATATAGATTGTATTAGGTGGCCTGGTTCAGAGTGGAGATGTCTCAAG GTTAAATGGGATCCCACATCAGACAAATTTTTGTGTCCTGAAAGGGTTTCGCCTTGGAACATTGAACTGATAGAATCAAATAATAAGAACCCTTCTATGATATTTGAACCAAAGAGGACACGACCAATTAATTTATCAGTGCCTGGGTTTTCCAGTGTGACCAGAGATGGTTTGTGGTCCTCATTATCTTCCACTTTACTTTCAAACTCTTATTGGAAGGTTTCTCAAGATTCCAGAAAAGTTTCACACTATTCTGTATTAGTCTTTTATGCCTATATCTTTAACTGTAGTTTATTTTCCGACTTATGGAATTCCATTTTTCTAGTAGGTTTATTTCAGTATCTGGTCGAGTATACATCTAAAAGACACGAAAGGGTCTTGCAAGGTCAAGAAAACGAGAAAACTAGTGCCCGAGAATTGGGTGCACAAACTCCACTGATATTTACACCTTTGTTACCCTCAACAGATCCTGATTGGTGCCACAGAAAATTGGGGTTAGAGAATCATCTAGGTTCTCCAATACATGCACAATTGGATCAATATGGCAGCAATATAATATCATCTTCTGGTGGAAATATAGCGGTTCCTTGCCCCACTTACCAGTGGCCACCAATATTTACCAACAGAGTCTGTGACAATGTTTCTGTTAGAAGAAACATTTCAGTCTCAACCACAAGCAATTTTGGGTCCAAGGTATTCAGGCCTTCTGAATCAAGGGATGAAAATGACGTGCCACTTGCCCAACCAACTGGCTGTGCCAGGCTTTTTGGGGTCGATTTACTTTATAGTCATCAGGAGCTCCCTTCACCACAAGTTGCCACTTCTTGTGAGCTTTCAAGGCCTCGTTCCTTCCTTCCAACATATGAATCGTGTGTTTCTGAAACCATCCAGGTTTCAGAGTCCTCTAAGAGTACATCTGGCGTTCTACAGAGAAAACAATGTGACAATCGTTCTTTCATTAAGAGGAATTGCACAAAG GTGCTCAAGTATGGAACTGCTCTTGGAAGATCAGTAGACCTTATGCGTTTCGACGGGTATGATGAACTCGTTTCTGAGTTGGACCAGATGTTCGATTTCAAAGGAAGCTTGAATGATGGAAGCAGTAGGTGGCATGTAATCTATACTAATGGTGAAGGAGATATAATGCTCATAGGACATTGCCCATGGCAGTTAAGAAGCATACTACTGTCTCAAATAACATCTCTTAG AGAATTTTGCCTCATGGTGCAAAGGATATTCATCTTTCCAAAGGAAGAAATTGACAAGTTGATCCAAACTCACCAGATCTAA
- the LOC121263624 gene encoding auxin response factor 2-like isoform X10, giving the protein MLKVEAYTYQDGVMEMPIYNLPSRILCKVVYVHLKAEAHTDEVFAQVTLIPEAEQDMPSLEDENDVSLPQRTSVCSFVKKLTASDTSTHGGFSVPKRQAQECFPPLIFLQDMSQQPSAQELIVKDLHGFEWCFRHICRGIFSKPGFFCKSKRHLLTIGWSLFVTAKKLVADDACIFLRGENGQLCVGIRRAIKPLNNASASVISGYSMQHGILASAFHAVSTGTMFTVYYHPWTIPSDFIIPVNRYMKLAKEVYSVGMRFRMQFEGEDFSEKRFSGTVVGVEDIDCIRWPGSEWRCLKVKWDPTSDKFLCPERVSPWNIELIESNNKNPSMIFEPKRTRPINLSVPGFSSVTRDGLWSSLSSTLLSNSYWKVSQDSRKVSHYSVLVFYAYIFNCSLFSDLWNSIFLVGLFQYLVEYTSKRHERVLQGQENEKTSARELGAQTPLIFTPLLPSTDPDWCHRKLGLENHLGSPIHAQLDQYGSNIISSSGGNIAVPCPTYQWPPIFTNRVCDNVSVRRNISVSTTSNFGSKVFRPSESRDENDVPLAQPTGCARLFGVDLLYSHQELPSPQVATSCELSRPRSFLPTYESCVSETIQVSESSKSTSGVLQRKQCDNRSFIKRNCTKVLKYGTALGRSVDLMRFDGYDELVSELDQMFDFKGSLNDGSSRWHVIYTNGEGDIMLIGHCPWQLRSILLSQITSLREFCLMVQRIFIFPKEEIDKLIQTHQI; this is encoded by the exons ATGTTGAAG GTGGAGGCATACACCTACCAAGATGGTGTGATGGAAATGCCAATTTACAATTTACCTTCCAGGATCCTCTGCAAGGTTGTTTATGTTCATCTAAAG GCTGAAGCTCACACAGATGAGGTGTTTGCTCAAGTTACTTTGATTCCAGAGGCAGAG CAAGACATGCCAAGTTTGGAGGATGAAAATGATGTGTCTTTGCCTCAAAGAACCAGTGTATGCTCCTTTGTCAAGAAACTCACTGCCTCTGACACGAGCACGCATGGTGGATTCTCTGTTCCCAAGCGACAAGCTCAAGAGTGCTTCCCTCCTCTG ATCTTCTTGCAGGACATGTCTCAGCAACCGTCTGCACAGGAACTGATTGTCAAAGACTTGCATGGGTTTGAATGGTGCTTTCGCCATATTTGTCGTGGTATATTTAGTAAGCCAGGATTTTTTT GTAAGTCAAAGCGGCACTTGCTCACCATTGGTTGGAGTCTCTTTGTGACTGCTAAGAAGCTTGTTGCTGATGATGCATGTATCTTCCttag AGGAGAAAATGGACAACTTTGTGTTGGGATCCGCCGTGCAATTAAACCACTAAATAATGCCTCAGCATCTGTCATATCTGGCTACAGCATGcaacatggcatacttgccagTGCTTTCCATGCTGTTTCTACTGGAACCATGTTTACCGTCTATTACCACCCTTG GACAATTCCTTCTGACTTTATCATACCTGTTAATCGGTACATGAAGTTAGCTAAAGAAGTCTATTCAGTTGGAATGAGATTCAGAATGCAGTTTGAAGGCGAAGATTTTTCAGAAAAGAG ATTTTCAGGTACTGTAGTTGGTGTTGAAGATATAGATTGTATTAGGTGGCCTGGTTCAGAGTGGAGATGTCTCAAG GTTAAATGGGATCCCACATCAGACAAATTTTTGTGTCCTGAAAGGGTTTCGCCTTGGAACATTGAACTGATAGAATCAAATAATAAGAACCCTTCTATGATATTTGAACCAAAGAGGACACGACCAATTAATTTATCAGTGCCTGGGTTTTCCAGTGTGACCAGAGATGGTTTGTGGTCCTCATTATCTTCCACTTTACTTTCAAACTCTTATTGGAAGGTTTCTCAAGATTCCAGAAAAGTTTCACACTATTCTGTATTAGTCTTTTATGCCTATATCTTTAACTGTAGTTTATTTTCCGACTTATGGAATTCCATTTTTCTAGTAGGTTTATTTCAGTATCTGGTCGAGTATACATCTAAAAGACACGAAAGGGTCTTGCAAGGTCAAGAAAACGAGAAAACTAGTGCCCGAGAATTGGGTGCACAAACTCCACTGATATTTACACCTTTGTTACCCTCAACAGATCCTGATTGGTGCCACAGAAAATTGGGGTTAGAGAATCATCTAGGTTCTCCAATACATGCACAATTGGATCAATATGGCAGCAATATAATATCATCTTCTGGTGGAAATATAGCGGTTCCTTGCCCCACTTACCAGTGGCCACCAATATTTACCAACAGAGTCTGTGACAATGTTTCTGTTAGAAGAAACATTTCAGTCTCAACCACAAGCAATTTTGGGTCCAAGGTATTCAGGCCTTCTGAATCAAGGGATGAAAATGACGTGCCACTTGCCCAACCAACTGGCTGTGCCAGGCTTTTTGGGGTCGATTTACTTTATAGTCATCAGGAGCTCCCTTCACCACAAGTTGCCACTTCTTGTGAGCTTTCAAGGCCTCGTTCCTTCCTTCCAACATATGAATCGTGTGTTTCTGAAACCATCCAGGTTTCAGAGTCCTCTAAGAGTACATCTGGCGTTCTACAGAGAAAACAATGTGACAATCGTTCTTTCATTAAGAGGAATTGCACAAAG GTGCTCAAGTATGGAACTGCTCTTGGAAGATCAGTAGACCTTATGCGTTTCGACGGGTATGATGAACTCGTTTCTGAGTTGGACCAGATGTTCGATTTCAAAGGAAGCTTGAATGATGGAAGCAGTAGGTGGCATGTAATCTATACTAATGGTGAAGGAGATATAATGCTCATAGGACATTGCCCATGGCAGTTAAGAAGCATACTACTGTCTCAAATAACATCTCTTAG AGAATTTTGCCTCATGGTGCAAAGGATATTCATCTTTCCAAAGGAAGAAATTGACAAGTTGATCCAAACTCACCAGATCTAA